The Vibrio sp. NTOU-M3 genomic sequence TGGTACGCTGTTCTCCTACGGTGGTGACGTTCTCGTCTACAATACGAACATCTTCAAAACCGACTTGTTCAAGCCACACTTTTAGTGCTTTTGCCGATGGGAAAAAGTAAACATTGCGCATTTGCGCGTAGCGATCAACCGGAACCAGTACTGAGGTTTCATCCCCTTCAATAACCAGTGTTTCCAGTATCAGCTCACCACCCGCAACCAGTTGGTCTTTCAACTGGATCAAATGATCAAGCGGTGAGCGACGGTGATAGAGCACACCCATGCTGAATACGGTGTCAAAAGCTTCCAGCTTAGGCAGTTGTTCAATCCCAAGTGGCAATAAGTGGGCACGTTGATCATCCCCCATCATTTTTCTGATGGCTTCAAACTGGATAAGGAACAGGTGAGAAGGGTCGATACCGACACAAAGGCGAGCGCCTTCACCGAGCATGCGCCACATGTGGTAGCCGTTGCCACAGCCTACATCAAGCACACTGCGATTCTTTAATGGTGAAATGTGAGGAAGCACGCGATCCCATTTCCAGTCACTGCGCCACTCAGTATCAATGTGGATGCCATGCACCGTGTATGGCCCTTTACGCCAAGGGTGGAACGTACGCAATAGGTTTTCCAGCTTCTTCAGCTCGCCGGTATGAAACGGGGTGTCATTGGCAATGGTGACCGAGTTTTTGAGATCAACTTGATCGGGCGCACCTTGTGGGATCTTATTCAGAGCCTTAACCCAACGGTCAAAATCACCATGTTCGGCATTCTGCCAATCTGTCAGCTGTTGTGGCAAGGTGTTAAGCCAAGGTTGAAGACGAGTATCTTGAGCGATCAACTGATAAAAATTAGCAAAATTAAACATACTGAGTGAGTCACTGTAATTTAAATAGAAAATAAGAAGCCGTTATAGGGTGCGTAAGTGATAAGCACTATTTTATGGCGAACATTGAACCAAAGTTAAAGCATTGGAACCAAACATCAAAGCTGCTGAAGCCAATTTGAGCAAAGCGTTCTTTGTGCTCTTTTTTGGAGTTTGGACGCATGACATTTTCAATTGCACTGCGTTTTTGGCTGATCTCCAGTTCGCTGTAGCCGTTAGCGCGTTTAAAGTCGTGGTGAAGATCTATCAGTAGCTCATTGGAAACCTGATCTTCAAAGACGTACTTTTCAGACAAAATTAAAATCCCGCCCGGACGTAAACCTGCATAAATTTTCTCTAATAAAGAATAACGGTCTTCTGGCGACAAAAATTGCAGGGTGAAATTCAACACCACAACGGAAGCATTTTCGATGTTGATATCACGGATATCGGCTTCAACAACATCAACTGGTGTATCACTACGATAGGCGTTGACGTGTAGTTTACAACGTTCAACCATAGCGGACGAGTTATCAACGGCAATGATTTGGCAGCCTTCTTGTTGAATATGACGGCGCATAGATAGCGTGGCGGCACCCAACGAACAACCTAGGTCATAGATATTGCTGTGCGGCTTCACAAAGCGTTCTGCCAGCATACCAATGGCTGAGATGATATTGCTGTAGCCCGGCACCGAACGTTGGATCATGTCTGGAAAAACTTCCGCAACACGTTCATCAAACGTGAAGTCGCCGATCTTATCGATCGGAGCAGAAAAAATAGTATCCGGATTGCTCTTTGGGTTCATAACAACATCTCTTGATTGCGCTGAGCATTAAAAAAGGCGCGTATTTTATGAGATCTTGGCGCGCCTGTCATTATTGAGCTGCTGATTGAATTAAAACATCTGTATTTGTGGATTGCCATCTTGACATGGAAAGGGTGCTAAATCGGGCAAAGTGATACGTTGGCTGAGTTTGTTGTATAGCGAAGTAGCGAGCTCAGGAGCTTCCACATTGTCCGGCGTATGTATCATGACATACGGCTGTTTACCTTGTGCAATCCAAGTGGGAAGTTTATTTAACCAAGGTTCAAAAAACGGCAAGTTTTCCGCAAGTTCTGGGTGGCCAATAAAACGAATCATGGGGTGAGTGGCGGTTGAAATCGCATGAACGGGCACGCGTGGCTTTTTTTGTTGTGCGTCTATGATCACGTCATTGATAGGCTTTGCCGCGAAAACTGGACGGCTGTCCATAATGATGCGGTCGATACCATGTTCCAGTAACCACTGGTTTAACGCTTTCTCTTCCTCCCCCTTGTTAAAGAAGGCGAGGTTTCGAACTTCAACCCCCAATGGGAAACTGGAAGGGAATTGCTGACAAAACTTTTTTAGTTGTTCTAGGTGCTCGGGGCCAAATGCGGCTGGTAGCTGGATGGTCCATTGACCAACACGATCATGAATAGGCTCCATGACGGCCATGAAATCTCGCAGCATGTCTCCCACACCTTTTAGCATATGCTGGTGGGTAATGGCACTAGGGAGTTTAAAGGTAAAGCGAAATTCATCTGATGTAGCCGCTCG encodes the following:
- the cmoB gene encoding tRNA 5-methoxyuridine(34)/uridine 5-oxyacetic acid(34) synthase CmoB; protein product: MFNFANFYQLIAQDTRLQPWLNTLPQQLTDWQNAEHGDFDRWVKALNKIPQGAPDQVDLKNSVTIANDTPFHTGELKKLENLLRTFHPWRKGPYTVHGIHIDTEWRSDWKWDRVLPHISPLKNRSVLDVGCGNGYHMWRMLGEGARLCVGIDPSHLFLIQFEAIRKMMGDDQRAHLLPLGIEQLPKLEAFDTVFSMGVLYHRRSPLDHLIQLKDQLVAGGELILETLVIEGDETSVLVPVDRYAQMRNVYFFPSAKALKVWLEQVGFEDVRIVDENVTTVGEQRTTEWMTHNSLPDYLDQNDPSKTVEGHPAPRRAVLVAKKPIKKQN
- the cmoA gene encoding carboxy-S-adenosyl-L-methionine synthase CmoA; translated protein: MNPKSNPDTIFSAPIDKIGDFTFDERVAEVFPDMIQRSVPGYSNIISAIGMLAERFVKPHSNIYDLGCSLGAATLSMRRHIQQEGCQIIAVDNSSAMVERCKLHVNAYRSDTPVDVVEADIRDINIENASVVVLNFTLQFLSPEDRYSLLEKIYAGLRPGGILILSEKYVFEDQVSNELLIDLHHDFKRANGYSELEISQKRSAIENVMRPNSKKEHKERFAQIGFSSFDVWFQCFNFGSMFAIK
- a CDS encoding DUF72 domain-containing protein is translated as MWSHSGWQQSFYGSGTKPAERLAKYAQVFHTVEGNTTFYATPSLSTVNNWRAATSDEFRFTFKLPSAITHQHMLKGVGDMLRDFMAVMEPIHDRVGQWTIQLPAAFGPEHLEQLKKFCQQFPSSFPLGVEVRNLAFFNKGEEEKALNQWLLEHGIDRIIMDSRPVFAAKPINDVIIDAQQKKPRVPVHAISTATHPMIRFIGHPELAENLPFFEPWLNKLPTWIAQGKQPYVMIHTPDNVEAPELATSLYNKLSQRITLPDLAPFPCQDGNPQIQMF